The window CGGACTGGACGCCCGACGAGGTTCGTCCTTCGGCCTCACCGCCGGACTGCAGGTCCGCCGCGGCCCGCCCGTCGGACTCACCGCCGTCGAGGAGGCCGTCGACCAGCCAGTCGCGGTCGGGCGGGGCCTCGCCGCCCGCCGCAGTGGTGCCGGCGACCAGCGCGAGGTCGAGCACGTCGCGTTCCAGTCGCTCGTCGTACGAGGGGTCGTCGGCCTCCCGGCGATGGGTCTGGTCGCGGCCGAAGGCCCGGACCACGCCGACCGCGCGGTCGGCGGCCTCTGTGCGCGCGAGCAGGTAGAAGCCCCGCGCGACGAGCACGTCGGCCGCGAGGATGCCCATGTCGCCACGGTCGCGGTCGCCGGCAGCCCACGGGTCCTCGTGGGCGAGGTCGCGGGTGAGGCGGAGGCCGTCGTAGATCAGCTGGACGCCGGCCGCGCGCTCGACGAGGCCGTCGAGGGCCTCGAACTCGGCCGGGCCCTCGGCGGGGGCGGTGGCGGCCAGCAGGGTGAGCGCTCCGGGGACCATCGACCCGTCCGCGAGAAGGGACTCGATGTCCGACCGGAGCGCGTCGGGGACCACGTCGCCGACGGCCTCGGTCGCGGCCCGACGGACCGCGGCGGCTTCCTCCATCGCCCGTAAGTACGCCGACGGAGGGCAAAGGCCTTTGGAAACCACCACCTCTCCCGGACAATGAGCGACCCCGTCCGCGTCGTCGACGACGGCGAGGTGCGTGTCGTCACGCTCGACCGGCCGGACCAGCGCAACGCCCTCACGGGCGACGCGCTCGACGCCATCCGTGATGCGGTGCGGGACCCGCCGCCGGTGGTCCACATCCACGGCGCGGGGTCGGCGTTCTCCGCGGGCGCCGACCTCGGCGAGGTCCGCCGGGTCGCGACGATGGT of the Haloglomus salinum genome contains:
- a CDS encoding DUF7114 family protein, which translates into the protein MEEAAAVRRAATEAVGDVVPDALRSDIESLLADGSMVPGALTLLAATAPAEGPAEFEALDGLVERAAGVQLIYDGLRLTRDLAHEDPWAAGDRDRGDMGILAADVLVARGFYLLARTEAADRAVGVVRAFGRDQTHRREADDPSYDERLERDVLDLALVAGTTAAGGEAPPDRDWLVDGLLDGGESDGRAAADLQSGGEAEGRTSSGVQSDGGFPPVAELGAESLAADLRRLDGGEEPPVERSGG